The following are encoded together in the Vigna angularis cultivar LongXiaoDou No.4 chromosome 9, ASM1680809v1, whole genome shotgun sequence genome:
- the LOC108321189 gene encoding ATP-dependent helicase BRM: MHSGGGSGRNPGVGRAVTSSAAASPTSSSSASQLGLDSMQQQQQQQQMGSRQSFQQQLLRKPEGNEAFIAYQAGLQGVFGSNNFSSPNAMQLPQQSRKLHLGSNQETQLRSQGIEQQILNPVHQAYLQYALQAAQQKSTLGIQSQQQTKMGMLSSASQKEQEMRMGNLKMQEILSMQAASQAQGSSSRNSAELVGRGDKQLDQGQQIAPDQKSEGKPSTQGPTVGNLIPGNMIRPMQAPEAQQGIQNVVNTQIAVSAQLQAMQAWARERNIDLSHPANAHLMAQLIPLMQSRMVSQSKVNESNIGAQSSPVPVSKQQVTSPAVASESSAHANSSSDMSGQSGSSKARQTVPPSHLGSTTNAGIAGNSSDMATQPFSVHGRESQTPLRQPVAAGSRMPSLPSMHSQQSSANTNLGADHSLNGKTSSSGPEASQMQYIRQLNQGASQAGGPSNEAGVGNLAKSQGPPAQMPQQRTGFTKQQLHVLKAQILAFRRLKKGEGTLPQELLRAIVPPSLETQAQQLSHAVGGQNQDKSTGNIAAEQAGHIESNAKESQSVPAINGQSSLKQESFARDEKSTLPPVHVQAVASPVSKESVPTLSAGKEEQKSVGSSVKSNHDSERGNNTPPVRNELALDRGKAIVSQDPVSDTMQIKKPAQTSTVSQPKEAGSTRKYHGPLFDFPFFTRKHDSFGSSMMLNNNNLSLAYDVKDLLFEEGMEVLNKKRTENLKKIEGLLAVNLERKRIRPDLVLRLQIEEKKLRLVDLQARLRDEIDQQQQEIMAMPDRPYRKFVRLCERQRMELARQVQASQRAVREKQLKSIFQWRKKLLEAHWTIRDARTARNRGVAKYHEKMLREFSKRKDDDRNKRLEALKNNDVDRYREMLLEQQTSIPGDAAERYAVLSTFLTQTEEYLHKLGSKITAAKNQQEVEEAAKSAAAAARVQGLSEEEVRAAAACAGEEVMIRNRFLEMNAPRESSSVNKYYNLAHAVSETVIRQPSMLRAGTLRDYQLVGLQWMLSLYNNKLNGILADEMGLGKTVQVMALIAYLMEFKGNYGPHLIIVPNAVLVNWKSEFYNWLPSVSCIFYVGSKDHRSKLFSQEVLAMKFNVLVTTYEFIMYDRSKLSKIDWKYIIIDEAQRMKDRDSVLARDLDRYRCQRRLLLTGTPLQNDLKELWSLLNLLLPEVFDNRKAFHDWFSKPFQKEGPTQNVEDDWLETEKKVIIIHRLHQILEPFMLRRRVEDVEGSLPPKVSIVLKCKMSAVQSAIYDWVKSTGTLRLDPEDEKRKLHRNPAYQVKQYKTLNNRCMELRKTCNHPLLNYPFFSDLSKDFIVRSCGKLWILDRILIKLQRTGHRVLLFSTMTKLLDILEEYLQWRRLVYRRIDGTTSLEDRESAIVDFNSPNSDCFIFLLSIRAAGRGLNLQSADTVVIYDPDPNPKNEEQAVARAHRIGQTREVKVIYMEAVVDKIASHQKEDELRSGGTVDMEDELAGKDRYIGSIESLIRNNIQQYKIDMADEVINAGRFDQRTTHEERRLTLETLLHDEERYQETVHDVPSLQEVNRMIARSKEEIELFDQMDDEFDWIEEMTRYDNVPKWLRANTREVNAAIAALSKRPSKNTLLGGNIAMESSEIGSERKRGRPKGKKHPNYKELDDEILEYSEVSSDERNGYAHEEGEIGEFDDDGYSVADGAQTIDKDQLEDGLLGDARFEFPQSLDSTRNNQMVEEAGSSGSSSDSQRLTQVVSPSVSSQKFGSLSALDARPGSISKRMTDELEEGEIAVSGDSHMDHQQSGSWIHEREEGEDEQVLQKPKIKRKRSLRVRPRHPTERPEEKSGSEMASHLAVQADHKYQAQLRTDPESKALGDSNASRLEQNTPSLKNKRTLPSRRVANTSKLHGSPKSSRLNCMSLPSQDGGEHSRESWEGKPVGGSSAHGTKMTEIIQRRCKNVISKLQRRIDKEGHEIVPLLTDLWKRIENSGNSLLDLRKIDQRIDKFEYNGATELVFDVQFMLKSAMHFYGFSHEVRTEARKVHDLFFDILKIAFPDTDFRDARSALSFSGQAATGTVASPRQASVSQSKRHRLINEMETESYPSQKSLQRGSASSGENSRIKVHLPPRESRTGSSTREQPQQEDSSLLAHPGELVVCKKRRNDREKSLAKPKTGPGPVSPSSMRSPGSLKDARLTQQASHAQGWAGQPSQQPNGSGGSVSWANPVKRLRTDSGKRRPSHT, from the exons ATGCATTCCGGTGGGGGGTCCGGCCGGAACCCCGGAGTGGGGCGGGCGGTGACGTCGTCGGCCGCGGCGTCGCCGACTTCTTCGTCTTCTGCGTCGCAGTTAGGGTTGGACTCTATGCAACAGCAGCAACAGCAACAGCAGATGGGTTCTAGGCAG TCATTTCAACAGCAACTGCTTAGAAAACCCGAAGGGAATGAAGCATTTATAGCTTATCAAGCAGGGCTTCAAGGGGTATTTGGGAGTAACAATTTCTCATCTCCTAATGCCATGCAACTGCCTCAGCAGTCTCGGAAATTACATCTTGGTTCCAACCAAGAAACCCAGCTAAGGAGTCAAGGTATTGAGCAGCAAATTCTAAATCCTGTCCATCAAGCATACCTTCAGTATGCACTCCAGGCTGCACAACAAAAGTCTACTCTGGGAATTCAGTCACAGCAGCAAACTAAAATGGGAATGTTGAGCTCTGCATCTCAGAAGGAACAGGAGATGCGTATGGGAAATTTGAAAATGCAGGAAATTCTGTCTATGCAGGCCGCAAGTCAAGCTCAAGGATCATCCTCTAGGAATTCAGCTGAGCTTGTTGGTCGTGGGGACAAGCAATTGGATCAAGGACAGCAAATAGCACCCGATCAGAAGAGTGAAGGAAAGCCTTCAACTCAAGGACCAACTGTTGGAAATTTAATTCCTGGGAATATGATAAGACCCATGCAAGCACCAGAAGCACAGCAGGGCATCCAAAATGTTGTAAACACTCAGATTGCAGTATCTGCACAATTGCAGGCTATGCAGGCATGGGCACGGGAACGTAATATTGATTTATCACATCCTGCAAATGCACACCTAATGGCACAGCTCATTCCACTGATGCAGTCAAGGATGGTCTCACAATCTAAGGTCAATGAGAGCAACATTGGTGCTCAGTCATCACCTGTTCCAGTTTCAAAGCAGCAGGTCACTTCTCCAGCAGTTGCAAGTGAGAGTTCAGCACATGCCAATTCATCGAGTGACATGTCTGGGCAGTCAGGTTCTTCAAAAGCCAGGCAGACAGTTCCACCCAGCCATCTTGGCTCAACAACAAATGCTGGTATAGCTGGTAACTCCAGTGACATGGCAACACAACCATTCAGTGTTCATGGTAGAGAGTCTCAAACCCCTCTAAGGCAGCCAGTAGCAGCTGGATCTCGAATGCCCTCTTTGCCCTCTATGCATTCTCAGCAGTCATCTGCCAACACGAACTTAGGTGCAGACCATTCATTGAATGGAAAAACTTCATCATCTGGTCCAGAAGCTTCTCAAATGCAGTACATCAGGCAGTTAAACCAAGGTGCTTCTCAGGCTGGAGGTCCATCAAATGAAGCGGGTGTAGGAAATTTGGCCAAATCTCAAGGTCCGCCAGCTCAGATGCCTCAGCAACGAACTGGTTTTACAAAACAGCAGCTGCATGTGCTAAAAGCTCAGATACTAGCATTTAGGCGgctgaag AAAGGGGAAGGTACTTTGCCTCAAGAACTTCTCAGGGCTATTGTTCCTCCATCTCTTGAGACACAGGCGCAACAGCTTAGTCATGCTGTAGGAGGACAAAACCAAGACAAATCTACTGGAAATATTGCCGCAGAACAAGCAGGCCACATTGAATCCAATGCCAAGGAGTCACAGTCAGTCCCTGCTATTAATGGTCAAAGTTCTTTAAAGCAGGAATCATTTGCCAGAGATGAGAAATCCACTTTACCCCCAGTTCATGTTCAAGCTGTTGCGTCACCTGTGTCAAAGGAATCTGTTCCAACATTATCTGCTGGAAAGGAAGAGCAGAAATCAGTTGGATCCTCTGTTAAGTCGAACCATGACAGTGAACGTGGAAACAACACTCCTCCTGTTAGAAACGAGTTAGCTCTGGATAGGGGGAAGGCTATTGTGTCACAGGATCCTGTATCTGACACAATGCAAATTAAGAAACCTGCACAAACTAGCACTGTTTCCCAGCCAAAGGAGGCGGGATCAACTAGAAAGTATCATGGACCTTTATTcgattttcctttctttactAGAAAACATGATTCCTTTGGTTCATCAATGATgctaaataacaataatttgtCACTGGCATATGATGTCAAGGATCTTCTTTTTGAGGAAGGAATGGAAGTACTTAATAAGAAAAGGACAGAAAATTTAAAGAAGATTGAAGGTTTATTGGCAGTAAACTTAGAGAGGAAAAGAATTAGGCCAGATCTTGTTTTGAGGCTTCAAATCGAAGAGAAAAAGCTTCGCCTTGTAGATCTTCAGGCACGCTTAAGGGATGAGATTGATCAACAGCAACAAGAAATAATGGCAATGCCAGATAGGCCATATCGGAAGTTTGTTAGGCTGTGTGAACGTCAGCGCATGGAGCTTGCTAGACAAGTGCAGGCATCTCAGAGAGCAGTAAGGGAGAAGCAACTAAAATCAATATTTCAGTGGCGCAAGAAGCTGCTTGAGGCTCACTGGACCATCCGTGATGCCCGCACTGCCCGCAACAGGGGGGTTGCTAAATATCATGAGAAGATGTTGCGGGAGTTCTCAAAACGGAAAGATGATGACAGAAACAAAAGGCTGGAAGCCTTAAAAAACAATGATGTTGACAGATATAGGGAGATGTTGCTGGAGCAGCAAACTAGCATCCCTGGTGATGCTGCAGAGAGATACGCTGTTCTTTCAACTTTCTTAACCCAGACTGAAGAGTATCTACACAAGTTAGGAAGTAAGATAACGGCTGCTAAAAATCaacaggaagtggaggaagcagCAAAATCTGCTGCAGCTGCCGCGCGAGTGCAG GGTCTCTCTGAAGAAGAAGTCAGAGCAGCTGCAGCTTGTGCTGGAGAGGAAGTCATGATTAGAAATCGCTTTCTGGAGATGAATGCTCCTAGAGAGAGTTCTTCTGTCAACAA ATATTACAACCTTGCTCATGCTGTGAGTGAAACAGTCATAAGACAACCATCAATGTTACGAGCTGGAACATTGAGAGATTATCAGCTT GTTGGTTTGCAATGGATGCTTTCTTTGTATAACAACAAGTTAAATGGAATTTTGGCGGATGAGATGGGTCTTGGCAAAACTGTACAg GTTATGGCTTTGATTGCTTACTTGATGGAGTTTAAAGGAAACTATGGCCCACATCTTATAATAGTGCCAAATGCTGTTTTGGTTAACTGGAAG AGTGAGTTTTATAATTGGTTGCCATCTGTTTCTTGCATATTTTATGTTGGAAGCAAGGATCACCGGTCAAAGTTATTTTCCCAA GAGGTTCTTGCTATGAAATTTAATGTCCTTGTGACTACTTATGAGTTCATCATGTATGACCGGTCAAAACTATCAAAAATCGACTGGAAGTATATTATAATTGATGAAGCACAGAGAATGAAGGATAGAGATTCTGTTTTAGCTCGTGATCTTGATAGATATCGTTGTCAAAGACGTCTTCTTTTGACAGGAACACCATTACAG aatgatttgaaagaactCTGGTCTCTCTTAAATTTACTTCTTCCTGAAGTTTTCGATAATAGGAAAGCCTTTCATGATTGGTTCTCTAAACCATTTCAAAAGGAAGGTCCCACACAAAATGTAGAGGATGATTGGCTTGAGACAgagaaaaaagtaattattatccATCGACTTCATCAGATTCTTGAGCCTTTCATGCTCAGGCGTCGTGTTGAAGATGTTGAAGGTTCACTTCCACCAAAG GTTTCCAtagttttaaaatgtaaaatgtcAGCTGTCCAAAGTGCCATTTATGACTGGGTCAAATCGACTGGTACCCTTCGTCTTGATCCTGAGGATGAGAAACGCAAGCTTCATAGGAATCCAGCATATCAGGTGAAgcaatataaaactttaaacaaCAGATGCATGGAGCTGCGTAAGACTTGCAATCATCCATTGCTTAATTATCCATTCTTCAGTGACCTATCCAAGGATTTCATTGTAAGATCTTGTGGAAAATTGTGGATCCTGGATAGGATTCTTATAAAACTTCAGAGAACTGGGCATCGAGTTCTACTTTTCAGTACCATGACCAAACTTCTAGACATTTTGGAAGAATATCTACAGTGGCGAAGACTTGTTTACAGAAGAATTGATGGGACAACAAGTTTGGAAGACCGAGAATCAGCTATAGTGGACTTCAATAGCCCCAATTCAGATTGTTTCATCTTTCTGCTTAGTATTCGAGCTGCTGGACGAGGGCTTAACCTTCAGTCTGCTGACACGGTTGTCATCTATGATCCTGATCCAAACCCTAAAAATGAGGAGCAGGCTGTGGCCAGAGCTCATCGTATTGGACAGACAAGAGAAGTCAAAGTTATATATATGGAAGCTGTTGTTGACAAAATTGCTAGTCATCAGAAGGAGGATGAGCTGAGAAGTGGAGGCACTGTTGATATGGAGGATGAACTTGCAGGTAAGGATCGGTACATTGGGTCCATTGAGAGCCTCATTAGGAACAATATTCAACAATATAAGATAGATATGGCTGATGAGGTTATTAATGCTGGACGGTTTGATCAAAGAACAACACATGAAGAGAGGAGATTGACACTGGAGACATTATTACATGATGAAGAAAGGTATCAAGAAACTGTTCATGATGTTCCCTCACTACAGGAGGTTAATCGCATGATTGCCAGAAGTAAAGAGGAAATTGAGCTGTTTGATCAAATGGATGATGAATTCGATTGGATTGAAGAGATGACACGGTATGATAATGTGCCTAAATGGCTTCGAGCCAATACAAGGGAAGTAAATGCTGCTATTGCTGCTCTATCAAAAAGACCATCAAAAAACACTTTATTGGGTGGTAATATTGCCATGGAATCAAGTGAAATTGGTTCTGAAAGGAAAAGGGGACGACCCAAGGGAAAAAAGCATCCTAATTATAAAGAGTTGGATGATGAAATTTTGGAATACTCTGAAGTAAGCTCTGATGAAAGAAATGGATACGCACATGAAGAAGGGGAAATAGGAGAATTTGATGATGATGGGTATAGTGTGGCTGATGGTGCTCAGACTATTGATAAAGATCAATTGGAAGATGGTTTGCTTGGTGATGCTAGATTTGAATTTCCTCAATCCTTAGATAGCACCAGAAACAATCAGATGGTTGAAGAAGCTGGTTCCTCGGGGTCATCCTCAGACAGTCAAAGATTGACGCAGGTAGTGTCACCATCAGTCTCCTCTCAGAAATTTGGTTCCCTCTCTGCATTAGATGCCCGACCAGGCTCCATTTCAAAAAGGATG ACAGATGAGTTAGAGGAAGGGGAAATTGCAGTATCTGGTGATTCTCACATGGACCATCAACAGTCTGGAAGTTGGATTCATGAACGTGAGGAAGGGGAGGATGAACAAGTACTGCAGAAGCCAAAGATTAAACGCAAACGCAGTCTTCGTGTTCGACCCCGTCATCCCACTGAAAGACCTGAAGAAAAATCTGGTAGTGAAATGGCATCTCACTTGGCAGTCCAAGCAGACCACAAATATCAAGCGCAGCTTAGAACTGACCCAGAATCCAAAGCACTTGGTGACTCAAATGCCAGCAGGCTTGAACAAAACACAccatcattaaaaaataaacgaACTTTGCCTTCACGGAGAGTAGCCAATACATCTAAATTACATGGATCACCGAAGTCTAGTCGATTGAATTGCATGTCTTTACCTTCACAAGATGGTGGTGAACACTCCAGGGAAAGCTGGGAAGGCAAACCTGTTGGTGGATCTTCAGCTCATGGCACTAAGATGACTGAAATTATCCAGAGAAGG TGTAAAAATGTAATTAGCAAGCTCCAAAGGAGAATAGACAAGGAAGGTCATGAGATTGTACCTTTGTTAACGGATTTGTGGAAGAGGATTGAAAATTCTGGAAACAGCCTGTTAGATCTACGAAAAATTGATCAACGAATTGATAAATTTGAGTATAATGGAGCAACAGAGCTTGTATTTGATGTGCAGTTCATGTTGAAGAGTGCAATgcatttttatggtttttcacATGAG gtaAGAACTGAAGCAAGGAAGGTTCATGATCTCTTTTTTGATATCTTGAAAATCGCCTTTCCTGATACGGACTTTCGAGATGCAAGAAGTGCACTTTCTTTCTCTGGTCAAGCTGCTACTGGTACAGTAGCATCCCCAAGGCAAGCGTCTGTTAGCCAAAGCAAGAGGCACAGGCTGATAAATGAGATGGAAACTGAGTCATACCCTTCACAGAAGTCACTGCAACGTGGATCAGCTTCTAGTGGTGAAAACAGCAGGATCAAAGTCCATTTGCCACCGAGGGAATCAAGAACTGGAAGCAGCACCAGGGAGCAACCTCAGCAGGAGGATTCTTCACTGCTGGCTCATCCAGGTGAACTGGTTGTATGcaagaagagaagaaatgaCAGGGAGAAATCTCTGGCGAAACCCAAGACTGGTCCTGGTCCGGTTTCACCATCTAGCATGAGAAGTCCAGGGTCATTGAAGGATGCTAGATTAACTCAACAGGCTTCCCATGCACAAGGGTGGGCTGGGCAGCCATCTCAACAACCGAATGGATCTGGTGGCTCAGTTAGCTGGGCAAATCCTGTAAAGAGGCTAAGAACAGATTCTGGGAAGAGAAGACCAAGCCACACGTAG